The proteins below come from a single Dermatophilaceae bacterium Soc4.6 genomic window:
- a CDS encoding DUF4331 domain-containing protein, with translation MSSHREAPEISKDPVADNTDVYAFVSPDKPDTVTLIANFIPLQAPSGGPNFYEFGDDVTYKIHICNSGDGIPDISYAFNFNTTIRNPKTFLYNTGPINSIDDPNFNRPQSYVVRRYTRDGSGGEVLGRNLSVPPCNVGVRSTPNYAKLGQQAVHGIKGGRTVFAGQRSDAFFVDTGSIFDLGALRPFQNLHLIPSAAAAGVNGLQGFNVHTVAIQVPISDLTRDGSVPTDVMDAKSTIGVWAAAYRRKSSVWDEETGTRDDHGGWVQVSRLANPLFNEVIVPMAEKDRWNSQAPVADGQYAEYVTAPELGGLLPVLYPGVFPNLAAYKKPRADLAAILLTGIPTGVVPGFQNFTGTVKADMLRLNVAVKPTAKPNNLGLVAGDAAGFPNGRRIADDVVTIELRAIAGLTIPLVDPSFTPDGATSAIKDGTTNTNLRTLNVFPYLGHPASGSESLPGTPKP, from the coding sequence ATGAGCAGCCACCGCGAAGCACCGGAGATCTCCAAGGACCCGGTCGCCGACAACACCGACGTCTACGCGTTCGTCTCCCCCGACAAGCCCGACACCGTCACCCTCATCGCCAACTTCATCCCGCTCCAGGCGCCGAGCGGCGGCCCGAACTTCTACGAGTTCGGCGACGACGTCACCTACAAGATCCACATCTGCAACAGCGGCGACGGCATCCCCGACATCTCCTACGCCTTCAACTTCAACACCACGATCCGCAACCCGAAGACGTTCCTCTACAACACCGGCCCGATCAACTCGATCGACGACCCGAACTTCAACCGCCCGCAGAGCTACGTCGTGCGTCGCTACACGCGTGACGGCAGCGGCGGCGAGGTGCTCGGTCGCAACCTGTCCGTGCCCCCGTGCAACGTCGGCGTCCGCAGCACCCCGAACTACGCCAAGCTCGGCCAGCAGGCCGTGCACGGCATCAAGGGCGGTCGCACGGTCTTCGCCGGGCAGCGCTCGGACGCCTTCTTCGTCGACACCGGCTCGATCTTCGACCTCGGCGCCCTGCGCCCCTTCCAGAACCTCCACCTGATCCCCTCCGCCGCCGCGGCCGGTGTCAACGGGTTGCAGGGCTTCAACGTGCACACCGTCGCGATCCAGGTGCCGATCTCGGACCTCACCCGCGACGGCAGCGTGCCCACCGACGTCATGGACGCCAAGTCCACCATCGGGGTATGGGCCGCCGCGTACCGCCGCAAGTCCTCGGTGTGGGACGAGGAGACCGGCACACGCGACGACCACGGTGGCTGGGTCCAGGTCTCACGCCTGGCCAACCCGCTGTTCAACGAGGTCATTGTCCCCATGGCCGAGAAAGACCGGTGGAACAGCCAGGCCCCGGTCGCGGACGGGCAGTACGCCGAGTACGTGACCGCGCCCGAGCTCGGGGGCCTGCTGCCCGTGCTCTACCCGGGGGTCTTCCCGAACCTCGCGGCCTACAAGAAGCCCCGCGCAGACCTGGCGGCGATCCTGCTGACCGGTATCCCCACGGGCGTCGTCCCCGGCTTCCAGAACTTCACCGGCACGGTGAAGGCCGACATGCTGCGCCTCAACGTCGCGGTCAAGCCGACGGCCAAGCCCAACAACCTCGGGCTCGTCGCCGGTGACGCAGCCGGCTTCCCCAACGGGCGCCGGATCGCCGACGACGTCGTCACCATCGAGCTGCGGGCCATCGCCGGCCTGACGATCCCGCTGGTCGACCCGTCGTTCACCCCGGACGGCGCCACCTCGGCGATCAAGGACGGCACGACCAACACCAACCTCCGCACGCTGAACGTGTTCCCCTACCTCGGGCACCCCGCCAGCGGCTCGGAGTCACTCCCGGGCACACCCAAGCCCTGA
- a CDS encoding transaldolase family protein: MKMLATSVGLHAIEEATYRGVSINVTVSFSVSQAVAAGEAIKRGADSRCTISSPRTRSWTRSSGTSCCLSHDRHGSARRHRHRVTYGHTVATPTREG, translated from the coding sequence GTGAAGATGCTCGCCACCTCGGTGGGGCTGCATGCCATCGAGGAGGCCACCTACCGAGGTGTCTCCATCAACGTGACGGTGTCCTTCTCGGTGTCGCAGGCGGTCGCGGCGGGCGAGGCGATCAAGCGCGGCGCGGACTCGCGATGCACCATTTCCTCACCGCGGACGAGGAGCTGGACCAGATCGTCCGGGACGTCCTGCTGCCTCAGCCATGATCGCCACGGCTCGGCTCGGCGCCACCGCCACAGGGTCACGTACGGCCACACCGTGGCCACACCGACGCGAGAGGGATGA
- a CDS encoding Gfo/Idh/MocA family oxidoreductase: MRRRIGIAVLGLGWMGQAHSRSARRIPGHFPQRSFDPVLVVCADPLVERRTQAVDDFGFQRATADWREAVTSPDVDAVWVTAPNMLHLPMIEAATAAGKAVFSEKPIGGKPEHAVTALGHARAADVATGVGYCYLWSPLVLHARELIASGALGEITHYRGRFLSMYGSDPLGLLTWRFFLDQAGYGVTSDILSHSVALAQFLVGPITEVVGMANTTITHRPLATGNASHYGRGDPGDPTGEVENEDFASMLCRFEAGATGTFEASRTVVGPESQNAFEVYGTKGSLSWNHERINELQYYAVTDSPNSGYTTIFGGERFPFHGAFVPGQANSIGFEDLVTIQDFAFLEALCTGERFTPGFAEAVDVVSVQQALIDSWESRGWQSVRDLKETLR, from the coding sequence TGGGCCTGGGCTGGATGGGCCAGGCCCACTCCCGCTCGGCGCGGCGCATCCCGGGCCACTTCCCGCAGCGGTCGTTCGACCCGGTGCTCGTCGTGTGCGCCGACCCGCTGGTGGAGCGTCGCACCCAGGCCGTCGACGACTTCGGCTTCCAACGAGCGACCGCCGACTGGCGCGAGGCCGTCACCTCACCCGACGTGGACGCGGTCTGGGTCACAGCACCCAACATGCTGCACCTGCCGATGATCGAGGCCGCCACCGCCGCGGGCAAGGCGGTCTTCAGCGAGAAGCCGATCGGTGGCAAGCCCGAGCACGCCGTCACGGCTCTGGGCCACGCCAGGGCAGCCGACGTCGCGACCGGGGTCGGCTACTGCTACCTGTGGTCGCCGCTCGTCCTGCACGCTCGCGAGCTCATCGCCAGCGGTGCCCTCGGCGAGATCACCCACTACCGCGGGCGCTTCCTGTCGATGTACGGCAGCGACCCGCTCGGCCTGCTGACCTGGCGGTTCTTCCTCGACCAAGCCGGGTACGGCGTCACGAGCGACATCCTCAGCCACTCGGTCGCCCTCGCCCAGTTCCTCGTCGGCCCCATCACCGAGGTCGTCGGCATGGCGAACACCACCATCACCCACCGCCCGCTCGCGACGGGCAATGCCAGCCACTACGGCCGGGGCGACCCCGGGGACCCGACGGGCGAGGTCGAGAACGAGGACTTCGCCTCGATGCTGTGTCGCTTCGAGGCCGGCGCTACCGGGACCTTCGAGGCCAGCCGCACGGTGGTGGGTCCCGAGAGCCAGAACGCGTTCGAGGTCTATGGGACCAAGGGCTCACTGAGCTGGAACCACGAGCGGATCAACGAGCTCCAGTACTACGCGGTCACCGACTCACCCAACTCCGGCTACACCACGATCTTCGGAGGCGAGCGGTTCCCCTTCCACGGAGCCTTCGTCCCCGGGCAGGCCAACAGCATCGGCTTCGAGGACCTCGTCACCATCCAGGACTTCGCCTTCCTGGAGGCGCTGTGCACCGGCGAGCGGTTCACTCCGGGGTTCGCGGAGGCCGTCGACGTCGTCAGCGTGCAGCAAGCCCTCATCGACTCGTGGGAGTCGCGCGGCTGGCAGAGTGTGCGGGACCTGAAGGAGACGCTGCGATGA
- a CDS encoding redoxin domain-containing protein, which translates to MTLTPTQTPPALSLPLTGGGSTDDLALGSGADGRFSLVVFFRGLHCPVCRKQLAELDRGLGDLREAGVGRVLAVSMETPDRSAQLVQEWHLGDLPVAHSLSEVSTREWGLFVSTSIKDGEAPVFNEPGMFVLDADGTLYWSNVSSMPFGRPALHDVIAGLQFAHKAHYPARGAA; encoded by the coding sequence ATGACCCTCACCCCGACGCAGACCCCACCCGCGCTGTCGCTGCCGCTCACCGGCGGGGGGAGCACCGATGACCTGGCGCTGGGCAGTGGCGCCGACGGACGCTTCTCGCTGGTGGTGTTCTTCCGCGGGCTGCACTGCCCCGTGTGCCGCAAGCAGCTCGCTGAACTCGATCGAGGTCTCGGCGACCTGCGTGAGGCCGGAGTGGGCCGGGTTCTCGCGGTCAGCATGGAGACACCCGACCGCAGCGCCCAGTTGGTGCAGGAGTGGCACCTGGGTGACTTGCCGGTAGCCCATAGCCTCAGCGAGGTGTCCACGCGCGAGTGGGGCCTGTTCGTCTCCACTTCGATCAAGGACGGCGAGGCGCCGGTGTTCAACGAGCCTGGCATGTTCGTCCTCGACGCAGACGGGACCCTGTACTGGAGCAACGTGTCCTCGATGCCGTTCGGCCGCCCGGCCCTCCACGACGTGATCGCCGGCCTGCAGTTCGCGCACAAGGCGCACTACCCCGCGCGAGGAGCTGCCTGA
- a CDS encoding phytanoyl-CoA dioxygenase family protein, whose protein sequence is MTMHGYLRAEECRLTDLVHLLEIGASDRLQAYPNADRSEHGVLVYEARTVRAATDHERLRELRAEVAQALSDGPGIVVFAGAFEHGVLDPVTAAFDQIIATEKVGGGGGGDHFAAPGANDRVWNALEKLALVDPEAFVDYYANDILALASAAWLGPGYQVTSQVNVVNPGGRSQTVHRDYHLGFQSPKVSQEFPARVHALSPALTLQGAVAHCDMPVESGPTLYLPHSQKYSHGYLAYWLPEFQDYFHDHHVQLPLAKGDAVFFNPALLHAAGANHTTHVRRMANLLQVSSAFGRAMETVDRQLVVEAVYPVLLAGKGGRLSAAQVAAVVAATAEGYAFPTNLDRDPPLDGMSPLTQADLVHRALGESAPPETLHARLDEHSARRRTR, encoded by the coding sequence ATGACGATGCACGGCTATCTACGCGCCGAGGAGTGCCGCCTGACGGACCTGGTGCACCTGCTGGAGATCGGCGCGTCCGACCGCCTGCAGGCCTACCCCAACGCCGACCGCAGCGAGCACGGGGTGCTGGTCTACGAGGCACGAACGGTGCGCGCAGCGACCGACCACGAACGGCTCCGGGAGCTGCGGGCAGAGGTCGCTCAGGCCCTGTCCGACGGCCCGGGCATCGTGGTGTTCGCCGGCGCCTTCGAGCACGGCGTCCTCGACCCGGTCACCGCCGCCTTCGACCAGATCATCGCCACTGAAAAGGTGGGCGGAGGTGGTGGTGGGGACCACTTCGCCGCACCGGGTGCCAACGACCGGGTCTGGAACGCCTTGGAGAAGCTGGCCCTGGTTGACCCTGAGGCCTTCGTTGACTACTACGCCAACGACATCTTGGCGCTGGCGTCCGCGGCCTGGCTCGGTCCCGGGTACCAGGTGACCAGCCAGGTCAACGTGGTCAACCCGGGCGGTCGGAGCCAGACGGTGCACCGCGACTACCACCTCGGCTTCCAGAGCCCGAAGGTCTCGCAGGAGTTCCCCGCACGCGTCCACGCACTCTCACCCGCGCTCACCCTGCAGGGTGCGGTCGCGCACTGCGACATGCCGGTGGAGTCCGGCCCGACCCTCTACCTCCCGCACTCACAGAAGTACTCGCACGGATACCTCGCGTACTGGCTGCCCGAGTTCCAAGACTACTTCCACGACCATCACGTCCAGCTCCCGCTGGCCAAGGGTGACGCCGTGTTCTTCAACCCGGCGCTGTTGCACGCCGCAGGCGCGAACCACACCACCCACGTGCGCCGGATGGCCAATCTGCTGCAAGTGTCCTCCGCCTTCGGGCGGGCAATGGAGACCGTCGACCGGCAGCTCGTGGTCGAGGCGGTGTACCCGGTGCTGCTCGCTGGCAAGGGCGGCCGGCTGTCGGCCGCGCAGGTCGCGGCGGTCGTCGCAGCCACCGCCGAGGGCTACGCCTTCCCCACCAACCTGGACCGCGACCCGCCGCTCGACGGCATGTCACCGCTCACCCAGGCCGACCTGGTCCACCGGGCGCTCGGTGAGTCCGCACCGCCGGAGACGTTGCACGCGCGACTGGACGAGCACTCCGCCCGCCGCCGCACCCGTTGA
- a CDS encoding LacI family DNA-binding transcriptional regulator, translating to MAARAGVSKSLVSLALQNAPRVAPATRDAILSAAEELGYRRNAAAHALVAHRTRTIGVFVLDLHNPISADLLDAVQAEARRRDYRTIVVVGGEDATAERAELEKLLEFRVEGIIAVGHRLPDGASQAITSNCPAVIIGSEQLGIPHLASMLNDDVLGARLAVDHLVALGHERIAYVDGGPSGVARDRRRGYRAAMRRHGLGDHLAVVKGSFTDDGGYRGASLALDAPIPPTALFVVNDLAAMGAMAAVADRGLTVPEDVSIVGYDGTRLAGMRPLALTTVAQPLQELGTAAAALLCGQLDGEPSGGPSTRLAPALVARRTTAPPRSQGSADPTAGSGSARPRRGRRPPPDQPSTATSRRVKE from the coding sequence GTGGCGGCCCGCGCCGGTGTCTCCAAGTCGTTGGTGTCCCTCGCGCTCCAGAACGCGCCCCGTGTCGCGCCCGCGACACGCGACGCGATCCTGTCGGCCGCCGAGGAGCTCGGCTACCGGCGCAACGCCGCGGCGCACGCTCTGGTGGCGCACCGCACGCGGACCATCGGGGTCTTTGTCCTGGACCTGCACAACCCCATCAGCGCCGACCTGCTCGACGCGGTGCAGGCCGAGGCGCGACGGCGGGACTACCGCACGATCGTCGTCGTCGGGGGTGAGGACGCGACGGCCGAGCGGGCCGAGCTCGAGAAGCTGCTCGAGTTCCGGGTCGAGGGAATCATCGCGGTGGGGCACCGGCTGCCCGACGGGGCGTCGCAGGCGATCACGAGCAACTGCCCCGCGGTGATCATCGGCAGCGAGCAGCTCGGCATCCCCCACCTCGCGTCCATGCTCAACGACGACGTCCTCGGTGCCCGTCTCGCCGTGGACCACCTCGTCGCGCTGGGTCACGAGCGAATCGCCTACGTGGACGGCGGCCCGAGCGGCGTCGCCCGAGACCGACGTCGCGGGTACCGCGCCGCGATGCGGCGACACGGACTGGGCGATCACCTCGCCGTGGTCAAGGGGTCGTTCACGGACGACGGCGGCTATCGCGGGGCCTCGCTGGCCCTCGACGCTCCCATCCCCCCCACCGCCCTCTTCGTCGTCAACGACCTCGCGGCGATGGGCGCCATGGCGGCGGTGGCCGACCGCGGCCTGACGGTGCCTGAGGACGTGTCGATCGTCGGCTACGACGGCACCCGACTGGCCGGGATGCGGCCCCTGGCGCTGACCACCGTCGCCCAGCCCCTGCAGGAGCTCGGGACCGCGGCGGCTGCGCTGTTGTGCGGTCAGCTCGACGGAGAACCGTCCGGGGGACCGTCCACACGGCTCGCCCCAGCCCTCGTCGCCCGACGGACGACCGCGCCACCGAGGTCGCAGGGCAGCGCCGACCCGACGGCGGGATCGGGCAGCGCCCGACCTCGACGCGGCCGCCGCCCACCACCGGACCAGCCCTCCACTGCCACGTCTCGACGAGTGAAGGAGTAG
- the iolD gene encoding 3D-(3,5/4)-trihydroxycyclohexane-1,2-dione acylhydrolase (decyclizing), producing the protein MSTVHITTAEALVRYLVAQRTVVDGREVPLFPGVFAIFGHGNVTSLGHSLHQHRDEIPVWRGQSEEGMGLAAVAFGKATRRRQVMVATSSIGPGATNMVTAAGVAMSNRIPVLFISGDAFTSRLPDPVLQQVEHFGDPTTTVNDSFRSVVRYWDRITHPAQLLASLPQVTRTLLDPADCGPVFLGLPQDVAATAYDYPARFFEPVVQRVPRPRADREELERAASALRSAQRPVLIAGGGVHYSLAEVELADFALRHGIPVVETVAGKSSLVADHPRYTGPVGVTGAPQPNEACRSADVVLAVGTRLNDFVTGSWTLFDDQAQIVAVNTARYDTTKHRSTPVVGDARESLAELSALLGDWSAPQEWTAYGTELRGRLAGFVAERVADDGAMPLSYAQVVGALHRTATEEDYVMTAAGGLPGELNVNWLSKSTASFDCEYGFSCMGYETSGAWGAAFARTHGEVLCLVGDGSYLMLNSEIYSSVLSGKKFILVVCDNAGFAVIERLQTNQGGASYNNMLRDSRGPHSDVRVDFVAHARSLGAHAARASSIAELEAALQRARTHDRTSVVVVDVRESDWTESGLFWQVGVPEVSELDTVAAARAVHETGTASQRRGV; encoded by the coding sequence ATGAGCACCGTCCACATCACCACCGCCGAGGCCCTGGTGCGCTACCTCGTCGCTCAGCGGACCGTGGTCGACGGCCGTGAGGTGCCGCTCTTCCCCGGCGTCTTCGCGATCTTCGGCCACGGCAACGTGACCAGCCTGGGGCACTCGCTGCACCAGCATCGCGACGAGATCCCGGTCTGGCGCGGGCAGAGCGAGGAGGGCATGGGCCTGGCGGCGGTGGCCTTCGGGAAAGCCACCCGCCGCCGTCAGGTCATGGTCGCGACCAGCTCCATCGGTCCCGGCGCGACGAACATGGTCACGGCAGCCGGAGTCGCCATGTCCAACCGCATTCCCGTGCTGTTCATCTCGGGCGACGCCTTCACCTCGCGTCTGCCTGACCCCGTGCTTCAGCAGGTCGAGCACTTCGGGGACCCGACGACGACCGTCAACGACAGCTTCCGGTCCGTCGTGCGCTACTGGGACCGCATCACCCATCCCGCTCAGCTGCTCGCCTCGCTCCCGCAGGTGACCCGCACCCTGCTGGACCCCGCCGACTGCGGACCCGTCTTCCTCGGGCTGCCCCAGGACGTCGCGGCGACCGCATACGACTACCCGGCCAGGTTCTTCGAGCCGGTCGTGCAGCGCGTGCCTCGGCCGCGAGCGGACCGCGAGGAGCTCGAGCGGGCCGCCTCCGCGCTGCGCAGCGCCCAGCGTCCGGTGCTCATCGCGGGCGGCGGGGTCCACTACTCCCTCGCCGAGGTCGAGCTCGCCGACTTCGCGCTGCGGCACGGCATCCCGGTCGTCGAGACCGTCGCCGGCAAGTCGTCGCTCGTGGCCGATCACCCGCGGTACACCGGGCCGGTGGGCGTGACCGGCGCGCCTCAGCCCAACGAGGCGTGTCGATCAGCCGACGTCGTGCTTGCCGTCGGCACTCGGCTCAACGACTTCGTCACCGGGTCGTGGACCCTGTTCGACGACCAGGCTCAGATCGTGGCGGTGAACACGGCGCGCTACGACACGACCAAGCACCGGTCGACACCGGTGGTCGGCGATGCGAGAGAGAGCCTCGCCGAGCTCTCCGCGCTGCTCGGCGACTGGTCGGCTCCGCAGGAGTGGACCGCCTACGGGACCGAGCTGCGTGGGCGGCTCGCGGGCTTCGTCGCCGAACGGGTCGCGGACGACGGCGCGATGCCGCTGAGCTATGCGCAGGTGGTCGGCGCGCTGCACCGGACGGCCACCGAGGAGGACTACGTGATGACGGCGGCCGGTGGGCTGCCGGGCGAGCTCAACGTCAACTGGCTGAGCAAGTCCACCGCGAGCTTCGACTGCGAGTACGGCTTCTCCTGCATGGGCTACGAGACGTCCGGTGCCTGGGGGGCGGCCTTCGCGCGCACCCACGGTGAGGTCCTGTGCCTCGTCGGGGACGGCTCCTACCTGATGCTCAACAGCGAGATCTACTCCTCGGTCCTCTCGGGGAAGAAGTTCATCCTGGTCGTCTGCGACAACGCAGGCTTCGCGGTCATCGAACGGCTCCAGACGAACCAGGGCGGCGCCTCGTACAACAACATGCTGCGCGACTCACGCGGACCGCACAGCGACGTCCGCGTCGACTTCGTCGCCCACGCCAGGTCCCTGGGCGCGCACGCGGCGCGGGCGTCCTCCATCGCCGAGCTGGAGGCCGCCCTCCAGCGGGCACGCACCCACGACCGGACGAGTGTCGTGGTCGTCGACGTGCGGGAGTCCGACTGGACCGAGAGCGGCCTGTTCTGGCAGGTCGGAGTGCCCGAGGTCAGCGAGCTCGACACGGTGGCCGCGGCCAGGGCCGTCCACGAGACGGGGACGGCATCCCAGCGCCGGGGCGTGTGA
- a CDS encoding Gfo/Idh/MocA family oxidoreductase: MPLTSLPTPRTADSADAPPLRWGILGTGWIADMFVTSLRRHTRQVVHAVGSRSTQSARRAATAWGAPAAYGTYEALVADPAVDVVYVATPHNYHLPHALLAIEAGKHVLVEKPVGLDAVEARVIGEAAAGAGVFCMEAMWSLFLPKFDVVRQVLDDGVLGRVVAVHADMGERFDEPHRILRPDLAGGPLLDLGTYAATFATWTLGAPDAVTAVATPAPNGINGQLAIAWSTPSGGTASLHTTILADTATTASVIGTEGRIDLGTRFYLPGPMTLHQRRGTSLPWAEPMVEHEALHFEAAEVARRVVAGETGSPLRPWADTVQTLEVMDQVRAATGLDFERARATREAAG; this comes from the coding sequence ATGCCCCTCACGTCCCTGCCCACCCCGCGCACCGCGGACTCGGCCGACGCCCCGCCCCTGCGCTGGGGGATCCTGGGCACGGGGTGGATCGCCGACATGTTCGTCACCTCGCTGCGACGGCATACGCGCCAGGTCGTCCACGCCGTGGGTTCACGCAGCACTCAGTCCGCGCGTCGGGCGGCCACGGCGTGGGGGGCGCCGGCGGCCTACGGGACCTACGAGGCGCTGGTGGCCGACCCGGCCGTCGACGTCGTCTACGTGGCGACACCGCACAACTACCACTTGCCGCACGCCCTGCTCGCCATCGAGGCCGGTAAGCACGTGCTCGTCGAGAAGCCCGTCGGGCTCGACGCGGTCGAGGCACGCGTCATAGGGGAGGCAGCCGCGGGCGCCGGCGTGTTCTGCATGGAGGCCATGTGGAGCCTGTTCCTGCCGAAGTTCGACGTCGTGCGCCAGGTCCTCGACGACGGGGTCCTCGGCCGCGTCGTGGCGGTGCACGCCGACATGGGTGAACGCTTCGACGAGCCGCACCGCATCCTGCGCCCGGACCTGGCGGGGGGGCCGCTCCTCGACCTCGGCACGTACGCCGCCACCTTCGCGACGTGGACCTTGGGCGCTCCCGACGCGGTCACCGCAGTCGCGACGCCGGCACCCAACGGCATCAACGGACAGCTGGCCATCGCCTGGAGCACGCCGTCCGGTGGAACCGCCTCCCTGCACACGACGATCCTCGCAGACACTGCGACGACGGCCAGCGTCATCGGCACCGAGGGCCGGATCGACCTGGGCACCCGGTTCTACCTACCGGGCCCGATGACGCTGCACCAGCGCCGGGGAACGTCCCTTCCGTGGGCCGAACCGATGGTGGAGCACGAGGCCCTGCACTTCGAGGCCGCCGAGGTCGCTCGGCGGGTCGTCGCGGGCGAGACCGGGTCGCCGCTTCGACCATGGGCCGACACGGTGCAGACCCTCGAGGTGATGGACCAGGTCAGGGCGGCGACCGGGCTCGACTTCGAGCGGGCCCGCGCCACCCGCGAAGCAGCGGGGTGA
- a CDS encoding Gfo/Idh/MocA family oxidoreductase has protein sequence MRIGLIGLGRIGAVHASTLGDLARVHELVVTDPVDAAVDAVVRRIPKARAAPSPQALLDADLDGVVVAAATDAHAELVLACVERGLPTFCEKPIAGTATEAVAVRDTLAGSRVPVQVGYPRRFDPAFVAARDAVRDGRLGRLHTVRSTTLDPSPPPASYLAVSGGIFRDCAVHDFDAIRWVTGQEVIEVYAVGAIDPGPDAAMYSDHGDLTTATAVLTMADGTIGVVSNTRTNARGYDVRLEVHGTHDSVAAGYDDGLPVRSTQPGVTWPAGPPHTFFMDRLAEAFRAELSAFCAVAAGERPSPCTVKDAMSRAWVAEAAALSVREHRPVRIDEVSR, from the coding sequence ATGCGCATCGGACTGATCGGACTGGGCCGCATCGGCGCCGTCCACGCCAGCACGCTCGGCGACCTCGCGAGGGTGCACGAGCTCGTGGTCACCGATCCGGTAGACGCGGCCGTCGACGCCGTCGTGCGACGGATCCCGAAGGCCCGGGCAGCCCCCTCGCCGCAGGCCCTGCTCGACGCTGACCTCGACGGCGTGGTCGTCGCGGCGGCGACCGACGCCCACGCTGAGCTGGTGCTCGCGTGCGTGGAGAGGGGGCTCCCGACGTTCTGCGAGAAGCCGATTGCGGGCACGGCGACTGAGGCGGTGGCCGTCCGTGACACCCTCGCCGGTTCCCGGGTCCCGGTGCAGGTCGGCTACCCCCGACGGTTTGACCCGGCGTTCGTCGCCGCCCGAGACGCGGTCCGCGACGGCAGGCTCGGTCGACTGCACACGGTGCGATCGACCACGCTGGACCCCTCGCCGCCGCCGGCCTCGTACCTTGCCGTGTCCGGTGGCATCTTCCGTGACTGCGCCGTGCACGACTTCGACGCGATCCGCTGGGTGACCGGGCAGGAGGTCATCGAGGTCTACGCGGTCGGGGCCATCGACCCGGGACCCGACGCAGCGATGTACAGCGACCACGGCGACCTGACCACCGCCACCGCCGTCCTGACGATGGCGGACGGCACGATCGGGGTCGTGTCCAACACCCGTACCAACGCTCGCGGCTACGACGTCCGGCTCGAGGTGCACGGCACGCACGACAGCGTGGCCGCCGGGTACGACGACGGCCTCCCGGTGCGCTCCACGCAGCCAGGCGTGACCTGGCCTGCCGGGCCGCCGCACACGTTCTTCATGGACCGGCTGGCCGAGGCCTTCCGCGCTGAGCTCAGCGCCTTCTGCGCCGTGGCCGCCGGAGAGCGTCCTTCCCCCTGCACGGTGAAGGACGCCATGAGCAGGGCCTGGGTGGCCGAAGCCGCGGCGTTGTCGGTGCGTGAGCACCGTCCCGTGCGGATCGACGAAGTATCCCGTTAG
- a CDS encoding alpha/beta fold hydrolase, with protein MTLNHVRRGRGRPLLLVHGLGAGWRSWSPILEQLAERREVIAVDLPGFGETPPSAGEVSIATLTDSVADFIREQGLDGVSTVGQSMGGRIVLELARRGVGGDTVALDPGGFWSDRELVVFGATLRPSIMLVRALRGRLPSLLGSAAGRTVLLAQLSARPWAVSREIVLPDVAGLADAPATGAAMDALTKGPKQQGAPAGTVPGRITIGWGRRDLVTVPRQAARATELFPDAVLHWFERCGHFPQWDASTEAAQLILDSTD; from the coding sequence GTGACGTTGAATCATGTCCGACGCGGTCGCGGCAGGCCGCTGTTGCTTGTGCACGGCCTGGGCGCAGGCTGGCGGTCGTGGTCGCCGATTCTCGAGCAGCTGGCGGAGCGGCGTGAGGTCATCGCCGTCGACCTCCCTGGGTTCGGCGAGACGCCACCTTCGGCAGGCGAGGTCTCCATCGCGACCCTGACCGACTCCGTCGCGGACTTCATCCGCGAACAGGGGCTGGACGGGGTGTCGACTGTCGGCCAGTCGATGGGCGGGCGAATCGTGCTCGAGCTCGCGCGTCGGGGAGTCGGCGGCGACACCGTGGCCTTGGACCCCGGCGGTTTCTGGAGCGACCGCGAGCTGGTCGTCTTCGGTGCCACCTTGCGGCCCTCGATCATGTTGGTCCGAGCGCTGCGCGGCAGGTTGCCCTCACTGCTCGGCAGCGCCGCGGGGAGAACTGTGCTGTTGGCTCAGTTGTCGGCGCGACCTTGGGCGGTCTCGCGCGAGATCGTGCTGCCGGACGTGGCCGGGCTGGCCGATGCCCCGGCAACTGGCGCCGCGATGGACGCCCTGACCAAAGGGCCCAAGCAGCAGGGCGCCCCAGCAGGTACGGTCCCCGGCCGCATCACGATCGGTTGGGGGCGCCGTGACCTGGTGACCGTGCCGAGACAGGCGGCCCGTGCCACGGAGCTGTTTCCCGACGCCGTGCTGCACTGGTTCGAGCGGTGCGGTCACTTCCCGCAGTGGGACGCATCAACCGAAGCCGCCCAACTGATCTTGGACAGCACTGACTGA
- a CDS encoding sortase: MRHHPPRAPPTPGEVGPSVIVGHVDSAAAGPSVFYHLSELRPGDRVEVTRVDHTVAVFAVDSVETYAKAQFPTLQVYGNIDHAGLRLITCGGPYIADKGHYQDNIVAYAHLVSSQPV, from the coding sequence GTGCGTCATCATCCACCGCGGGCGCCTCCGACACCCGGCGAGGTCGGGCCGTCGGTGATCGTCGGACACGTCGACTCGGCAGCGGCCGGCCCCTCAGTGTTCTACCACCTGTCCGAGCTGCGACCGGGGGACCGTGTCGAGGTGACCCGGGTGGACCACACCGTCGCCGTGTTCGCCGTCGACAGCGTGGAAACGTACGCCAAGGCGCAGTTCCCCACTCTGCAGGTCTACGGGAACATCGACCACGCCGGCCTGCGGCTGATCACCTGCGGTGGCCCCTACATCGCGGACAAGGGCCACTACCAGGACAACATCGTCGCCTACGCCCACCTCGTCAGCAGCCAGCCGGTCTGA